The DNA sequence GACGTCCAGCAGGGTCGGGTCGGCCAGCAGCGGGTCCGAGGCGTCCACGAAGTGGCCGATCTCCTCGGCGTACGGGTGGTAGCCCACGACCTTGCGGCCGACGAACAGGGGCGTCACCACGCCGTCGCGCACGACCGAGTCGACGCTGATCTCCTCGCCCGACACGAACTCCTCGACCAGGATCGGCTGGTCGGTGTCGAACACCACCGGCTCGGGGCCGCGCGCGGCCTCGGTGAACGCGAAGTTGGCCCGCACCTCGGCCTCGTCGTGCACCTTGATCACGCCCAGGCTCGCGCCCAGGCCGCGCGGCTTGAGGATGGCCGGGTAGCCGACCTCGGCCGCCGCCGCGACCGCCTCGTCCACCGTCTTGACGGGGATCGACCGGGGCTGCGGCACGTCGGACGCCTCCAGCGCGGCCCGCGTGCCGCCCTTGTCGCGCAGGCGCCAGATCACCGCCGGGTCGCCGTTGCGCAGCCCCAGGGCCTGCGCGATGAACGCGGTGGCGTGGATGCGCACCTCGTCCCAGCACAGCACACCGGCGAACGGCGTCGCGGCGTGGACCCCGGCCGCCGCGGCGGCCATGGCGGGCCCGTCCGTGGTGGAGGGCAGCACGGTCCACCCGGACACGTACTCCTTCTCCCAGTCGGGTTCGGCGGTCAGGAACAGGTGCACCCGGTACCGCTCGCTGATCGAGCGCAGCAGGTACTCCCGGTACAACCGCATGCCGGTCGCGACCACGAGCAGCAGCGGCCGCTGGTCGGTGTTGCTCATCGGGACTCCACTCTCGAAAGGGCTTGCACGCCGCCGAACGCCCGCTCGCGCTCGCGCTCCTCATCGGTCACGGCGATCCGCCGTGCCGCGTACCGCAACGTCGGTGGCGCCATCAGCGACGTCACGACCGACACCAGCACCACGACCGTGTAAGCCTCGGTCGTCAGCACTTCCAACCTCAGGCCCACCAGCGCCACGATCACGCCGATGACACCGCGCGCGTTGAGCCCCGCGCCCAGCGCGAGGCCCTGCCAGTGGCTGAGCCGGGCCAGTCTGGCACCCGCGTAGGCACCCGTGAACTTGCCCACCACGGCCACCAGCAGCACGGCCAGGGCCGTGCCCAGCACCGCCGGGTGCCGCAGCGCCGTGAGGTCCATCCGCAAGCCCGCGGTGGCGAAGAACAGCGGTGCGAGGACCCCCATGACGAACGTGCGGACCACGGACATCGGTTCGCGGGCGACACCGCCGACCGAGGAGATGACCAAGCCGCACATGAAAGCCCCCAGGACCGGTTCCAGCTCCAGGGCGTGGGTGCCGGCGGCGAACGCTATCACCAGCAGCACGACCACCGCCACGGTCACGCCGGGGTCACCGGACCGCTCCGCCAGCCGCAGCGCGCCCCGCGTCACCGGCCGTCCCGCGACCACCGCGAGCAGGACCACCAGCACCAGCGCGCCCACCGTCCACGCCACGTGCCCGGCGGTCAGCCCGGAGGCGGCGGCCATCCCGGACACCACGGCCAGCAGCGACCAGCCCACCACGTCGTCCACGGCGGCCGAGGTGATGGTCAGCTGCCCGATGTCGCGGTGCAGCAGGTTCATCTCCAGCAGCACCTTGGCGATCACCGGGATTGCGCTCACGCACACCGCCACACCCATGAACAGCGCGAACACCGGCCGTTCCGCCTCCGGGCCGAGCATGGTCGCGGGTAACAGGAACCCCGCCGCCACGCCGAGCCCCAGCGGCACGAGCAGGCCGCCGGCACCGACCCAGGCGGCGGCCCGGCCCTGGCGGCGGGCCAGCCCGAGGTCGAGGTGCATCCCGGTGAAGCCCACCAGCAGCAGCACGCCGATCTGGCCGACGGCGTCGAGCAGGTGCAGCTGCGCCGGTTCGTCGAAGACCGGGGCGAACGTGCCGAGCAGCGACGGCCCGAGCAGCACACCCGAGGACAGCTCGCCGACCACGGCGGGCACGCCGATGCGGACGGCGAGCCGCCCGAGCACGAGCGCCACCCCGAGCAGGACGGCCACCTGGACCAGGAACACGAGCAACGAGTGCGCGCCGAGGGTGCTCGGCGGCGCGGAGGACAGGACCACGGGTGAACCCCCTGTGAGCGGTTGAGAAGGGCACGGGGTCCTCGCGGACCCCGTGCCGGGTGGGGATCAGTCGCGGTAGTACCAGTTCTCCGGGTTGATCATCCCGTAGGGGTTGATCGGACCGAAGCCGCCGATGCTGTTCGCCACCTCGAACAGCCGGATCGGGAAGTTCGGCGTGAAGATCACCGGCACCTCGTTGGCGATGTAGTCCTGGTACTCGTAGAGCACTTCCAGGTCGTCGCTGGTGACGGTGCGCTCGATCAGCTCGTCGGCCTTCGGGTCGCTGTAGAAGCCGAAGTTGCCGCCCGCCTTGGTGGAGAACAGGATCTCGCCGGTCGGGTGGTGGTAGGCCCAGCCGCCGTTCCAGCAGCACATCTCCCACGTGCACGGTGTCGTGGCGGTCGGCTCGCACGGCGCGTCCTCGGCCACCAGGATCGAGCCGTACACCTCCTGCAACCGCAGCTCGATGCCCGCCTGCGCGGCGGCGTCGCGGAAGTTCTCCATCACCCGGGTCAGCGCGGGGCGGCCCTCGACGTAGCGCAGCAGGATCGACAGCTTCGTGCCGGCGGGGATGCCCGCGCCCGCCTCGCCCGGACCGGTGCCCGGCCGCACGCACACCGCGGGCGTGACGCTGGTGTCCCAGCCGTTGGCCTCCAGCAGCGCCTTCGCCTTCTCCGGCGAGAACGGCAACGGCCACGCGCCCTCGCGCTGGCGCGGCGAGACGTAGTCGGTCTTCGGGTACATCGGCACCGGGCCGTTCTGCCGGTACGCGTAGCCCTGGTAGATGTCGCGCACCGCGGTGTCCTGGTCCAGGGTGGACTGCAACGCCTGGCGGAGGTAGGTCTGCGCGAACATCTTGCCGACCACGGTCGGGTTGTTGAAGTTCAGCGAGATGTAGCGGATGCAGAACGCGGACTGCGGGTGCATCGTGTACTCGGTCAGCGGGTTCGGCCCACCGACCACCGGGTCTACCGCGGGCTCGGTGGCGAAGCTGAGCGGCAGGTAGCCGACCTGGATGCCGTTCTCGGCGTCCGGGCCCGCCTTGAGCATCTCGTACTGCTCCTCGTCGGAGAACGTCGGCACC is a window from the Saccharothrix saharensis genome containing:
- a CDS encoding ABC transporter substrate-binding protein, translated to MTAASTITAGTEGTPRKGGVVTWACAPGFPPAVIFPFTPAERMGTRNILEFQALMYRTLYYFGSDGTPNVDYTQSIGEEPVWSEDGLTVRVKVKPWKWSSGETLSADNVLFWVNLMKVKGSRYGEYVPGYFPDNLTDYGKVAEDEVFFTFDKVYSKHWVLYNQLSTITPLPKSWDRTAAGPANASGDLADVEAVYEYLMAEQGNIVDEGNAHRTKWADSPIWSVVSGPWRLKSYTLEGVVTFVPNEHYSGPNKPYLDEFRQVPTFSDEEQYEMLKAGPDAENGIQVGYLPLSFATEPAVDPVVGGPNPLTEYTMHPQSAFCIRYISLNFNNPTVVGKMFAQTYLRQALQSTLDQDTAVRDIYQGYAYRQNGPVPMYPKTDYVSPRQREGAWPLPFSPEKAKALLEANGWDTSVTPAVCVRPGTGPGEAGAGIPAGTKLSILLRYVEGRPALTRVMENFRDAAAQAGIELRLQEVYGSILVAEDAPCEPTATTPCTWEMCCWNGGWAYHHPTGEILFSTKAGGNFGFYSDPKADELIERTVTSDDLEVLYEYQDYIANEVPVIFTPNFPIRLFEVANSIGGFGPINPYGMINPENWYYRD
- a CDS encoding cation:proton antiporter, giving the protein MVLSSAPPSTLGAHSLLVFLVQVAVLLGVALVLGRLAVRIGVPAVVGELSSGVLLGPSLLGTFAPVFDEPAQLHLLDAVGQIGVLLLVGFTGMHLDLGLARRQGRAAAWVGAGGLLVPLGLGVAAGFLLPATMLGPEAERPVFALFMGVAVCVSAIPVIAKVLLEMNLLHRDIGQLTITSAAVDDVVGWSLLAVVSGMAAASGLTAGHVAWTVGALVLVVLLAVVAGRPVTRGALRLAERSGDPGVTVAVVVLLVIAFAAGTHALELEPVLGAFMCGLVISSVGGVAREPMSVVRTFVMGVLAPLFFATAGLRMDLTALRHPAVLGTALAVLLVAVVGKFTGAYAGARLARLSHWQGLALGAGLNARGVIGVIVALVGLRLEVLTTEAYTVVVLVSVVTSLMAPPTLRYAARRIAVTDEERERERAFGGVQALSRVESR
- a CDS encoding ATP-grasp domain-containing protein; amino-acid sequence: MSNTDQRPLLLVVATGMRLYREYLLRSISERYRVHLFLTAEPDWEKEYVSGWTVLPSTTDGPAMAAAAAGVHAATPFAGVLCWDEVRIHATAFIAQALGLRNGDPAVIWRLRDKGGTRAALEASDVPQPRSIPVKTVDEAVAAAAEVGYPAILKPRGLGASLGVIKVHDEAEVRANFAFTEAARGPEPVVFDTDQPILVEEFVSGEEISVDSVVRDGVVTPLFVGRKVVGYHPYAEEIGHFVDASDPLLADPTLLDVAQRTHKALGFTDGITHAEYMLTADGPKVIEVNGRLGGDMIPYLGLLATGVDPGLVAAGAATGGEVDVAHRHDRVAGIRFFYVEEEDTTLGELAFDSAKLPDGIDRVVTVAQPGAVVSPPPKGTVWGRIAFAIATGASRDEVATRLDAAEAALDVKSS